The nucleotide sequence CACGATCTCAGGCGGTAGGTTTGTTTCGTTGCTTAGCTTTTCCCATAGTATGTTGCAGTTTAGGAGATTTGATCATGTGATTGGTTGGATTTATATCTATACAGGATGTCCTAAAAATTACAGTTCCTTCAGATAGGTAAAGATAACATTTCTATGCCTTCTTTTAGAGATCTACTTACCCCTTGCTGTGCAAGGTCGAGCGACATCTCAGCGCAGAGCGTCGTCTTTCCGCAGCCGGTAGGACCGGTCAGCACAGTGAGCTCGCCGCGCCGATGCCCGCCCAGTAGTTTCGTGAGCGCTGGGAAGCGACGCCACTTCAGTCCTCTGACCTGTCAagagattaaattaaaaacggAGGAAAGAGTGACATAAGTGGGTACTGTGTCTTGTGAGAAGTCCGTAGAACTGGTTTTCAGTACCCTGatgctgcttttacactgcgcggaaattagccaagtcaagtcaaaaaaacagtggggtagggatgtaaaataaatgaatttcatccccactcctctgtttttttTGACTTGAATCGTGTAAATCCGCCATGAGATTCGTGCTCAGGGTTATTTTGTACCATTAACGGACTTGACATGTCAAAATTGTTACGTGTCCTACGGGTTGAACAAAGAAAAATGCAACCGGAAATCCGCCTTGGAAACTTAAGACTTTTTGATTATTCCTTAGAAATAATTTCTACCTTCTCAATGTTAGTCAATTCAGCGTAGACGTCATCGCGAAGCGCTGCAAAGGTGGTTATTGAACGATGGGCGGCTGGTTTAGCTTCCGATACAAGAGTCTTCAGGGATAGTTGTGCGTTAGCGGCTTCGGTCGCGGTCACCAGTCCATCTGTAGGCCTAAAATGAACAGACAACTTTACCACTTGCCAAAACCTACACAGAGTAACAGTAAAGAGATTCTAGAACCACTACAGTATATTTACCTGAGAAgtgagtatttttttttgtctcaaCAGTTGCCTACCTATTTCTAGaaatattggtattttttttacaagttaTTACTTTCGCTTAGGTAGGTGTCagtttcaataaattatcaaCAACTTACCTTACAAATCTACATCTGTCTTCACCCAGTTTTTCAGCAACTGATCTCATATTGTCCCAGTCACCCCACAAACAGAGCTTTTGATAATTTTCGAGAGTTGGCAGCACTATCGGAGGGAGACTGCAATTACTTAGCCATACCAGAGTACCTAGAAAACGATTTAATTGTTTGAAATCAAGTACATAAGTATACAATTTTGATATAAATATTAagaaacacaataatttgtaattttagCCTATAAGGTATAAAATTTACAAGGAAAATACACACCAGGTATTTTTTGCGTTGCTAGATGTAGCACATCTTGTATACTAGGGACAAGGATCGCCTGGTCACTACGGCTCACCTTCGGAGCTCTGCAAGAGAACAGTCCTGCGGTATGCAGCCCATGAGTCTCTGGCTCATCTTCTTGCCCTGCCTGGATTTTACGGTAGCCTACTACATTATCTAGAGAGTTTTTCAGTGGGAAGTATAATACTGTTCGGTCTGCTGATACTCTAACTTCAGACAAAAACTTTCTTGAGTCTTGGTGGTactgaaattaagaaaatatgcatacaattttttttaccatattatattttattacgaTCTGATTGAagatttaggtaggtattttgaaAATGTATACTTACTGGATATTCAAACAACCTAAAGAGGTCTAATATTTCAGTCTCATTTAAATCAGCTATTGAGGTAGAACTGTTTACAACTTCTTGCCAGTTTTTTTGGAACATTTCTGTGCTGTTTTGGCATTTTTCAATGAATTCTTTGAGAGATGCTTCCATTTTGACCTTTTTCAATAATCTCTCCATAATATTCCAGTCACCATGGACATTGCATTTGGGGCATACAAAATATCCTGAAATAATGCAACATGGGTGTTATATTCACAATAAACAAAAGTATGTCCGCTGACTGTAATTTACTTTAAAGTTCTGTAAAGataaatataacatttttttaaatatttacaaaaaccaaataagtcaataagtttatttttgtatttgaggTGTAAGATTAATTTTAGTTTATGGTGCAGTTATTGGATAAGTGATAGCAAGTTAACCCTAATGTTTATCTGAATAAATGATGGATGGATATTGGATACAAACCCGttgttttgttaataaaaactTTGCCTTCCTTGGTTTTGTCATCTCCTTGGCATAGGGAACATTTAGTTGATAGTGAGGTAAATCCATCTTGCACAGCGAAGCCTTTTTGTCTCAATAATTTGCGGATATCAGTAACTGTTATCTTGGGAATATCATTTAGACCTACATTATGTATGTTTCTACTATTACACTCACATGTACAAGCTTTCAAAAATAAATGCGATACGCGacttttatttatcttaaaattacaatatattttatacattttatgagATCAATGAAGATTTACGATGATAAACATAACCTCAAAAAACACGCTCCAGCTGATTACAGCAAAAGTCAAAACAAAGTTTGACAGCTTGCCAAACAATGAATGAAATAACGTTCCGTTCTAGGCAACATTGATAGCACGGTTCATAATGTCTGGAACTTGTATGTGGGAGGAGGTGGAGGTTGGGCCACAGGACCCATCATGGGCGTAGTACCTAGGCCCTAGGGGGGGGCAAGACCCATAGCGTAACTGCGCGATTTTACACTGAACTAGTCTTGTAAAACTATAACAGAAATTAACTCGGCACTTTCAAGACTCTATGCCCTTGAGTCCCCAGGCAGGTCGTGTTTAGCTCTGTagaaatacttatttaaatcaAGGTGTTCTGCATAATAAGTTTATCACGATTGCAAATAAAACACCACATTTCATTCATCTAAGtcattgtataatattatgtaacattatttacattatttggGAGATTATCGAGTACAAAATACGAGtactacataaataattatcaaACTCAGTGTTccgaaataaattttaaacaaacGTATCATAATTAGCTCAAATACAAAAggacataatataaaaataataaagggacctagaaaaatataatttgaaagtACACTTTAAGTTTGTACCAGACAGATCGCCAGTTTCTGTGCTCTGACAAGAGTTATCAGCATTGTTCAttgctgtgattggttcatcaTTCAAGCTGCTAATTATTGTCGCCGACCTCAGGAGCCGGTGATAATGTTGTCTCACTTAAACTCTAAAGATACAGATTAATTCTTAATCCTACTATGCATATAAATTGTACCTAATTATAATATTCGatataatttacatttaattcaaaataattattaaattattcttaTTACTATATACTGAAGGCCTTACAGTGGTATAGGCATAGATCTTAATTTTACAAAGACACCACCGGTagtgatctgtcagtcagtttATAAAGACGCCTCATACGGGTAGCTTAGCtagaattctttttttttctagatAAAATATTCTCTTGGATATTTCGTTTGGGGAAACCACCAAAGCATGCGGAGGCACTTGCGTATAAAACTATTTCTTTATATGAATTGTCGACTGCAAGAGCGGCAGTACCATTTCAAAATTCTCGAGACGCGCGAAACTTACTTGGAATGAGTTCGGTGCATCTAATCTAATGGGCCTTTACATGTACTACagaacataatttatatttctGACAAAATATGAATATAGGATATTCTACTTTTCTACCAATACCATAGTTTTTGTAACGCTTACAATCCATAACGTAGTTGCTTTGAATAAGCGAGAATTTTCAGTTGATATGACAGTTTATTGGGACGGCTGGAGAGTTAACGCTGCAAGTAAACAGAATCTACTAGCTTTGCAGCTGCTGCGTGGCTATGATTCTCCATCACATCCACATAGAAGCGTCAGGGTTGAttctatacttacgagcaaaagtatggaatcacccccttgtgttttgttccgagccatcttaagaactgaatgccTATGAatgtatctatggtatcaaatatacctttaaaatggtaccatttttatttatcttctattatagtctggtccgtgagcacgtagaattttgtccaatgaccccaagctacccatccttatcgctcgtgcgggtgccagtcgcacagttgcgacagcaatataattacgcgcgagcgataaggatgggtagctaggggtcattggacaaaattctacgtgctcacggaccgggcttagtcatttagttcttacgGTCGTTCTTAACAAACAGGGCGatatacttttgctcgcgagtgtagtcaATTTATTAGTACGGTGGCTGGTAAGGCTGTCGCTGTAGATGCTGAACTAGCGGGCCCTGCTGTTGCTGCTGCTGCATAGCCAGCATCTGCTGTCGCATGCGCTGCTGCGTCATCTGCTGCTGGTACTGAGCGCTCTGCTGCGGCTGCATCGTGCGCGGGTAAGGTGGCGCGGGACCGCCCATTCCACCCATAGTTACGTTTGGCGCCTGGAAGGAGAATTACGTACATGAATACATCTACTggcactcatcatcatcatcatcatttcagccataggacgtccactgctgaacataggcctcccccaatgctttccatgttgatcgattggtagcggcctgcgtccagcgcttcccttaTTCCCTCGCTTTACTGGcactattttgtttaaatttgcataaattaataagaagttataaaatgtaaagaaagtgaaaatattataaaatcattACCTCCTTGCGATATCATAATTACTTCTAGTAAAAACTAGCGACCCACCCCAGCTTCGCatgggtgctaagtatacatataaacctttcTCTTGAATAACtcttatctatttaaaaaaccgcatcaaaatccgttgcgtacttttaaagatctaagcatacataggaacagacagcggaaagcgactttgttttatactatgtagtgatacgTTAAAACTAACCTGCATATATTGTGGACGAGCATTTTGCCTCTGTTGAGCAAGGTATGCCTCTTGGCTTGCGCGACCTCCCATCATATTCTAAAGAAAAACAGAGCAATTATTAACAATATCGATACACACGTCAtgtatttagttatttaataaataattaaattactcGAATACATACCTGTTGGAATGATTGTTGTCCAGGGAATCCGCCCATCGCGTTACCCCCTTGTGGGCCCATATTGCCACCTTGGTTGTTCATGCCACCCATGGCTCCGCTTTGGGCCATTTGCCCCATCTGGCCCATGGGTTGCCCCATCTGCCCCATTCCTTGGGCCATTTGACCCATGCCCTGAGGCATTTGCCCCGACTGGCCCACGCCTTGACTCATCTGGCCTACATTTTGGCCTATTGTGTTGACTTGTTGGCCCATAGGGTTCACTTGTTGACCCATCTGGTTTACACCCTGTCCCATTCCCTGGAAAATAgacaatattgaaataaattaaagagctcaattaatcaataaattaaagagctttgtccagcagtggacgtcatttggctgaaacgaacaaacgaacgaaagaGCTCAAGTCTCTCTTGGGAGCCTGGTTCTTCATCTAGCCTGCGAATACACgttataaatatgtaattaatttcattaaatcgccaataattaatattttaatacctGATTCATCATCTGTTGCTGCCCTCCTTGCATCATCTGCTGCCCATAGCCTCCGTATCCTTGCTGCATCCCACCATACTGTCCTCCGAACATCTGTCCACCCATGCCTCCCATCTGGCCCTGGTTCATTTGCCCCGCGCCCATCTGGCCCGCCCCCATTTGTCCCGCGCCCATCTGTCCGGCTCCCATTTGCCCCGGCATATGGACTCCGCCCATTTGGCCCATTGGTCCCATTTGGCTCATTCCTCCCATAGGATTCATTTGACTGCAAGAATTGAATTACTTACATAATGACAcaatagttattaaaattttcttagctattagagtcgcttctcaaacttaaataaacaacttgaaaaactcttcccgccttaggcagttcgatttttttaattatttataataaatgatACAGTTGGTAGTTATCGTATTAGATGTTAATCTGTCGTGAAAGCGGACTAGATGTATTATGGATACTAGGATAGTTCCTAAAATACAACATTACGTGCCATTCAAAATTATTGTGGTCTTTACACTTACGTCGGTTGCATCTGCCCCATTTGGTTAGGCTGCATCTGCCTCATGCCTTGGCGCGGGAAAGGCGCTCTTGCATGAGGGGGGGCTCCTGGATACCCGGTCCCTTGCTAAAAGTTG is from Ostrinia nubilalis chromosome 2, ilOstNubi1.1, whole genome shotgun sequence and encodes:
- the LOC135083878 gene encoding mitochondrial DNA helicase; the protein is MYKIYCNFKINKSRVSHLFLKACTCECNSRNIHNVGLNDIPKITVTDIRKLLRQKGFAVQDGFTSLSTKCSLCQGDDKTKEGKVFINKTTGYFVCPKCNVHGDWNIMERLLKKVKMEASLKEFIEKCQNSTEMFQKNWQEVVNSSTSIADLNETEILDLFRLFEYPYHQDSRKFLSEVRVSADRTVLYFPLKNSLDNVVGYRKIQAGQEDEPETHGLHTAGLFSCRAPKVSRSDQAILVPSIQDVLHLATQKIPGTLVWLSNCSLPPIVLPTLENYQKLCLWGDWDNMRSVAEKLGEDRCRFVRPTDGLVTATEAANAQLSLKTLVSEAKPAAHRSITTFAALRDDVYAELTNIEKVRGLKWRRFPALTKLLGGHRRGELTVLTGPTGCGKTTLCAEMSLDLAQQGVKTLWGSFEIRNSRLARTMLQQFAGVPLEQNLQDFHKYADEFQKLPVYYLAFHGQQPIKVVMEAVEHARYMHDIAHVIVDNVQFMLGLGEERDGDRYHRQDAVIAAFRTFATARHCHVTLVMHPRKERESEDLSTSSIFGSAKASQEADNVLIVQDKRLTAVRGKKYLQVAKNRYSGDLGIVPLDFDKDSLSYQPKKKSKMKQEEPDKLLNQCFEEFSVDDPHYIADFEDKLSRTDSGYSKQKVRNKKEVDNYLSDILNLNRTR